In Phycodurus eques isolate BA_2022a chromosome 10, UOR_Pequ_1.1, whole genome shotgun sequence, a genomic segment contains:
- the LOC133408398 gene encoding glutamate receptor-interacting protein 2-like isoform X2 yields MLEIEDMRMEVVKRTSGCNNAGLRGRNDARTQGRDDGPYGKTKDVSGPELNTAARRHSIAALRGLTLVELVKKEGSTLGLTISGGTDKDGKPRVSNLRPGGLAARSDRLNVGDFIKSVNGINLTKLRHDEIISLLKNVGERVLLEVEYELPPTAPDSTSGVISKTIDICLHKEGSSFGFVVRGGIHEDWHKSRPLVVTYVRPGGPADREGTLRPGDRLLTVDGVPLHNASHGDALSVLAQCGQEALFHIEYDVTIMDTLTNASGPLLVEIAKPPGATLGITLTSASHRNKRVIVIERVKPGSVVDRYGALHAGDHLLSIDGTSTEHCGVLEAAQLLASTTELVRLEMIPAHQTRMTGSKRHDTVKVQKSDHPHPHSWDPCVNFCPPLANSTHCNAASTLHKSWTASNNVVNNNNLDYCKCERARTHARICLIYVVITAPYCTSSALVSAGFSPGSTTASGPGSQGSTTLPRPAVPMSPRNSLLKRRHRKKDHKSSLSLASSSVGPGGQVVHVETGEVILMGDPLNGFGVQLQGGIFATETLSAPPLVRFIEPDSSAERCGLLQVGDRLLSINGIATEDGTLEEANQLLRDAALANKVLLEIEFDVAESVVPSSGTFHVKLPKKRGVELGLTISANKKAGEPLIISDIKKGSMAHRTGTLEPGDKLLSIDNVRLDSCSREEAEQILQQCEELVKLKIRKDEDNSDEQETSGSIIYTVELKRYGGPLGITISGTEEPFDPITISGLTKRGLAERTGAIHVGDRILAINSVSLKGKPLSEAIHLLQMAGETVTLKIKKMLDDERKASEADDATENELSDGEEDDSTDLTDSRQTDKLSELYATAVPSVDSAVDSWDGSGLDAGYCSQGTYSHQASTGIALHPHEWRSAKLQQQQQQQQQQRTVTPPPGCRKNYPFSDGGFSEDEWEKSAGFLGQPSDGILLDSDDSFWCQALEDLETCGQSELLREIEASIMTGTAIALDVEGVSKPATDPGLSLRRNALLRQGAHLHEELQLHDDRDARLQVHFHADELLHSGSHLFQDSLSPPAHHESKSKASLRVSERTWESRRIKEEMQGLLSPTPLELHKVTVIKDPESDDFGFSVSDGFLEKGVYVNMVRPDGPADRSGLRPYDRILQVNHVRTRDFDCCLAVPLITEAGDRLELVISRNPLDGAEDDDNTLDRPPLDL; encoded by the exons ATGTTAGAAATTGAGGATATGAGAATGGAGGTTGTCAAGAGGACGAGTGGGTGTAATAATGCAGGGCTGCGAGGACGTAACGATGCGAGGACGCAAGGACGGG ATGATGGACCATATGGAAAGACAAAGGACGTCTCTGGGCCGGAACTCAACACTGCCGCGAGGAGACACAGCATAGCAG CCCTGCGGGGTCTGACCCTGGTGGAGTTGGTGAAGAAGGAAGGCAGCACGCTGGGCCTGACCATCTCAGGAGGAACCGACAAGGACGGCAAGCCGCGGGTTTCAAACCTGCGGCCCGGTGGGCTGGCCGCTCG GAGCGACCGGCTGAACGTGGGCGACTTCATCAAGTCGGTGAACGGCATCAACTTGACCAAACTGCGGCACGACGAAATCATCAGCCTGCTCAAGAACGTCGGCGAACGGGTCCTGCTGGAGGTCGAGTACGAGCTGCCGCCCACAG CACCAGACAGCACGTCAGGAGTGATCTCCAAGACAATCGACATCTGTTTGCACAAAGAAGGGAGCAGCTTTGGCTTCGTGGTGAGAG GCGGCATCCACGAGGACTGGCACAAGTCGCGCCCCCTGGTGGTCACCTACGTGCGGCCCGGAGGGCCCGCAGACAG GGAGGGCACGCTGCGTCCGGGCGATCGCCTCCTGACGGTGGACGGCGTGCCGCTGCACAACGCCAGCCACGGCGATGCCCTCAGCGTATTGGCACAGTGCGGACAGGAAGCCCTGTTCCACATCGAGTACGACGTCACTATCATGG ACACATTGACCAATGCGTCAGGTCCTCTCCTGGTGGAGATAGCCAAACCTCCAGGGGCCACGCTGGGCATCACGCTGACGTCAGCCAGTCATCGCAACAAGCGGGTCATCGTCATCGAGCGGGTCAAGCCCGGAAGCGTGGTGGACAG ATACGGAGCGTTGCACGCCGGGGACCACCTGCTGTCCATCGACGGCACGTCCACGGAGCACTGCGGCGTCCTGGAGGCCGCGCAGCTGCTGGCCAGCACCACCGAGCTGGTCAGGCTGGAGATGATCCCTGCGCACCAGACCAGGATGACTGGGAGCAAACGTCACGACACTG tgaAGGTCCAGAAGTCGGACCACCCTCACCCTCACTCGTGGGACCCGTGCGTCAACTTCTGCCCGCCGCTGGCAAACTCCACCCACTGCAACGCCGCCTCCACCCTGCACAAGTCATGGACCGCCTCCAACAACGTCGTGAACAACAATAACCTTGACTACTGCAAGTGTgagcgcgcacgcacgcacgcacgcatctGTCTTATATATGTGGTGATTACGGCCCCATACTGTACGTCCTCAGCTTTGGTGTCGGCCGGTTTCTCTCCGGGCTCCACGACGGCGTCGGGCCCCGGCAGCCAAGGTTCCACCACGCTCCCCAGGCCCGCGGTCCCCATGAGCCCCCGGAACTCTCTGCTCAAACGCAGACACCGAAAGAAAGACCACAAAAGCTCCC TTTCGCTTGCGTCCAGTTCAGTGGGTCCGGGCGGTCAGGTGGTCCACGTGGAGACCGGCGAGGTCATCCTGATGGGCGACCCCCTCAACGGCTTTGGCGTCCAGCTGCAAGGAGGAATCTTTGCCACGGAAACGCTTTCCGCGCCGCCGCTCGTACGATTCATCGAGCCCGACAGCTCGGCCGAGAG GTGTGGCCTCCTGCAGGTGGGCGACCGGCTGCTGTCCATCAACGGCATCGCCACGGAGGACGGCACCCTGGAGGAGGCCAACCAGCTGCTCCGCGACGCCGCGCTCGCCAACAAAGTGCTCCTGGAGATCGAGTTCGACGTGGCAG AGTCCGTGGTGCCCAGTAGCGGAACTTTTCACGTCAAACTACCCAAGAAGAGAGGCGTGGAGCTAGGACTCACTATTAGCG CCAATAAGAAGGCAGGAGAGCCTCTCATCATTTCCGACATCAAGAAGGGCAGCATGGCCCACAG GACGGGAACTCTGGAGCCGGGTGACAAACTTCTGTCCATCGACAACGTGCGTCTGGATTCTTGCTCGCGGGAGGAGGCCGAGCAAATCCTGCAGCAATGCGAGGAGCTGGTCAAGCTCAAGATCCGCAAGGACGAGGACAACTCGG ACGAGCAGGAGACGTCTGGCAGCATCATCTACACGGTGGAGTTGAAGCGCTACGGCGGCCCGCTGGGCATCACCATCTCGGGCACGGAGGAACCCTTCGACCCCATCACCATCTCCGGACTTACCAAGAGAGGCCTGGCCGAGAG GACGGGCGCGATCCACGTGGGCGACCGCATCCTGGCCATCAACAGCGTCAGCCTGAAGGGCAAACCCCTGAGCGAGGCCATTCACCTCCTGCAGATGGCCGGGGAGACCGTCACGCTCAAGATCAAGAAGATGCTCGACG ACGAGAGGAAAGCCAGCGAGGCGGACGACGCCACGGAGAACGAGCTGAGCGACGGCGAGGAGGACGACTCGACCGACTTGACGGACAGCCGGCAGACCGACAAACTGTCGGAACTTTACGCCACCGCCGTCCCCAGCGTGGACTCGGCCGTGGACTCGTGGGACGGATCCGGCCTGGACGCCGGGTACTGCAGCCAGG GCACGTACAGCCACCAGGCCTCCACTGGCATCGCCCTCCACCCTCACGAGTGGCGTAGCGCCaagctgcagcagcagcagcagcagcagcagcagcagcgcacGGTTACGCCCCCTCCCGGCTGCCGGAAGAACTACCCCTTCAGCGACGGCGGCTTCAGCGAGGACGAGTGGGAAAAATCGGCGGG TTTCCTGGGCCAACCCTCGGACGGAATTCTGCTGGACTCGGACGACAGTTTCTGGTGTCAGGCCCTGGAGGACCTGGAGACCTGCGGCCAATCGGAACTGCTCAGAGAAATCGAG GCGTCGATCATGACCGGCACGGCCATCGCCTTGGACGTAGAAGGCGTCAGCAAGCCTGCCACGGATCCCGGCCTGAGCTTGCGGCGTAACGCCCTCCTCCGCCAGGGGGCGCACCTGCACGAGGAGCTGCAGCTGCACGACGACCGAG ACGCCCGCCTGCAGGTCCACTTCCACGCCGACGAGCTGCTCCACTCGGGCTCGCACTTGTTCCAGGACAGCCTGTCCCCGCCCGCCCACCACGAGTCCAAGTCCAAGGCCTCGTTGAGGGTGTCGGAAAGGACGTGGGAGTCCCGCCGCATCAAGGAGGAGATGCAAGGGCTCCTGTCGCCGACGCCTCTGGAGCTGCACAAA GTAACGGTGATAAAAGATCCCGAAAGTGACGACTTCGGTTTCAGCGTGTCCGACGGCTTCCTGGAAAAGGGCGTTTACGTCAACATGGTCCGACCCGACGGCCCGGCCGACCGATCGGGCCTGCGACCCTACGACAGGATCCTTCAG GTGAACCACGTCAGGACCCGGGACTTCGACTGCTGCCTGGCGGTGCCGCTCATCACGGAGGCGGGCGACCGGTTGGAACTGGTCATCAGCCGCAACCCGCTTGACGGCGCCGAGGACGACGACAACACTCTGGACCGCCCTCCCCTGGACCTGTAG
- the LOC133408398 gene encoding glutamate receptor-interacting protein 2-like isoform X11, giving the protein MFSPCLLGFLRALRFPPTSQKHAWEGTLRPGDRLLTVDGVPLHNASHGDALSVLAQCGQEALFHIEYDVTIMDTLTNASGPLLVEIAKPPGATLGITLTSASHRNKRVIVIERVKPGSVVDRYGALHAGDHLLSIDGTSTEHCGVLEAAQLLASTTELVRLEMIPAHQTRMTGSKRHDTVKVQKSDHPHPHSWDPCVNFCPPLANSTHCNAASTLHKSWTASNNVVNNNNLDYCKCERARTHARICLIYVVITAPYCTSSALVSAGFSPGSTTASGPGSQGSTTLPRPAVPMSPRNSLLKRRHRKKDHKSSLSLASSSVGPGGQVVHVETGEVILMGDPLNGFGVQLQGGIFATETLSAPPLVRFIEPDSSAERCGLLQVGDRLLSINGIATEDGTLEEANQLLRDAALANKVLLEIEFDVAESVVPSSGTFHVKLPKKRGVELGLTISANKKAGEPLIISDIKKGSMAHRTGTLEPGDKLLSIDNVRLDSCSREEAEQILQQCEELVKLKIRKDEDNSDEQETSGSIIYTVELKRYGGPLGITISGTEEPFDPITISGLTKRGLAERTGAIHVGDRILAINSVSLKGKPLSEAIHLLQMAGETVTLKIKKMLDDERKASEADDATENELSDGEEDDSTDLTDSRQTDKLSELYATAVPSVDSAVDSWDGSGLDAGYCSQGTYSHQASTGIALHPHEWRSAKLQQQQQQQQQQRTVTPPPGCRKNYPFSDGGFSEDEWEKSAGFLGQPSDGILLDSDDSFWCQALEDLETCGQSELLREIEASIMTGTAIALDVEGVSKPATDPGLSLRRNALLRQGAHLHEELQLHDDRDARLQVHFHADELLHSGSHLFQDSLSPPAHHESKSKASLRVSERTWESRRIKEEMQGLLSPTPLELHKVTVIKDPESDDFGFSVSDGFLEKGVYVNMVRPDGPADRSGLRPYDRILQVNHVRTRDFDCCLAVPLITEAGDRLELVISRNPLDGAEDDDNTLDRPPLDL; this is encoded by the exons atgttctccccgtgcctgctgggttttctccgggctctccggtttcctcccacatcccaaaaacatgcgtg GGAGGGCACGCTGCGTCCGGGCGATCGCCTCCTGACGGTGGACGGCGTGCCGCTGCACAACGCCAGCCACGGCGATGCCCTCAGCGTATTGGCACAGTGCGGACAGGAAGCCCTGTTCCACATCGAGTACGACGTCACTATCATGG ACACATTGACCAATGCGTCAGGTCCTCTCCTGGTGGAGATAGCCAAACCTCCAGGGGCCACGCTGGGCATCACGCTGACGTCAGCCAGTCATCGCAACAAGCGGGTCATCGTCATCGAGCGGGTCAAGCCCGGAAGCGTGGTGGACAG ATACGGAGCGTTGCACGCCGGGGACCACCTGCTGTCCATCGACGGCACGTCCACGGAGCACTGCGGCGTCCTGGAGGCCGCGCAGCTGCTGGCCAGCACCACCGAGCTGGTCAGGCTGGAGATGATCCCTGCGCACCAGACCAGGATGACTGGGAGCAAACGTCACGACACTG tgaAGGTCCAGAAGTCGGACCACCCTCACCCTCACTCGTGGGACCCGTGCGTCAACTTCTGCCCGCCGCTGGCAAACTCCACCCACTGCAACGCCGCCTCCACCCTGCACAAGTCATGGACCGCCTCCAACAACGTCGTGAACAACAATAACCTTGACTACTGCAAGTGTgagcgcgcacgcacgcacgcacgcatctGTCTTATATATGTGGTGATTACGGCCCCATACTGTACGTCCTCAGCTTTGGTGTCGGCCGGTTTCTCTCCGGGCTCCACGACGGCGTCGGGCCCCGGCAGCCAAGGTTCCACCACGCTCCCCAGGCCCGCGGTCCCCATGAGCCCCCGGAACTCTCTGCTCAAACGCAGACACCGAAAGAAAGACCACAAAAGCTCCC TTTCGCTTGCGTCCAGTTCAGTGGGTCCGGGCGGTCAGGTGGTCCACGTGGAGACCGGCGAGGTCATCCTGATGGGCGACCCCCTCAACGGCTTTGGCGTCCAGCTGCAAGGAGGAATCTTTGCCACGGAAACGCTTTCCGCGCCGCCGCTCGTACGATTCATCGAGCCCGACAGCTCGGCCGAGAG GTGTGGCCTCCTGCAGGTGGGCGACCGGCTGCTGTCCATCAACGGCATCGCCACGGAGGACGGCACCCTGGAGGAGGCCAACCAGCTGCTCCGCGACGCCGCGCTCGCCAACAAAGTGCTCCTGGAGATCGAGTTCGACGTGGCAG AGTCCGTGGTGCCCAGTAGCGGAACTTTTCACGTCAAACTACCCAAGAAGAGAGGCGTGGAGCTAGGACTCACTATTAGCG CCAATAAGAAGGCAGGAGAGCCTCTCATCATTTCCGACATCAAGAAGGGCAGCATGGCCCACAG GACGGGAACTCTGGAGCCGGGTGACAAACTTCTGTCCATCGACAACGTGCGTCTGGATTCTTGCTCGCGGGAGGAGGCCGAGCAAATCCTGCAGCAATGCGAGGAGCTGGTCAAGCTCAAGATCCGCAAGGACGAGGACAACTCGG ACGAGCAGGAGACGTCTGGCAGCATCATCTACACGGTGGAGTTGAAGCGCTACGGCGGCCCGCTGGGCATCACCATCTCGGGCACGGAGGAACCCTTCGACCCCATCACCATCTCCGGACTTACCAAGAGAGGCCTGGCCGAGAG GACGGGCGCGATCCACGTGGGCGACCGCATCCTGGCCATCAACAGCGTCAGCCTGAAGGGCAAACCCCTGAGCGAGGCCATTCACCTCCTGCAGATGGCCGGGGAGACCGTCACGCTCAAGATCAAGAAGATGCTCGACG ACGAGAGGAAAGCCAGCGAGGCGGACGACGCCACGGAGAACGAGCTGAGCGACGGCGAGGAGGACGACTCGACCGACTTGACGGACAGCCGGCAGACCGACAAACTGTCGGAACTTTACGCCACCGCCGTCCCCAGCGTGGACTCGGCCGTGGACTCGTGGGACGGATCCGGCCTGGACGCCGGGTACTGCAGCCAGG GCACGTACAGCCACCAGGCCTCCACTGGCATCGCCCTCCACCCTCACGAGTGGCGTAGCGCCaagctgcagcagcagcagcagcagcagcagcagcagcgcacGGTTACGCCCCCTCCCGGCTGCCGGAAGAACTACCCCTTCAGCGACGGCGGCTTCAGCGAGGACGAGTGGGAAAAATCGGCGGG TTTCCTGGGCCAACCCTCGGACGGAATTCTGCTGGACTCGGACGACAGTTTCTGGTGTCAGGCCCTGGAGGACCTGGAGACCTGCGGCCAATCGGAACTGCTCAGAGAAATCGAG GCGTCGATCATGACCGGCACGGCCATCGCCTTGGACGTAGAAGGCGTCAGCAAGCCTGCCACGGATCCCGGCCTGAGCTTGCGGCGTAACGCCCTCCTCCGCCAGGGGGCGCACCTGCACGAGGAGCTGCAGCTGCACGACGACCGAG ACGCCCGCCTGCAGGTCCACTTCCACGCCGACGAGCTGCTCCACTCGGGCTCGCACTTGTTCCAGGACAGCCTGTCCCCGCCCGCCCACCACGAGTCCAAGTCCAAGGCCTCGTTGAGGGTGTCGGAAAGGACGTGGGAGTCCCGCCGCATCAAGGAGGAGATGCAAGGGCTCCTGTCGCCGACGCCTCTGGAGCTGCACAAA GTAACGGTGATAAAAGATCCCGAAAGTGACGACTTCGGTTTCAGCGTGTCCGACGGCTTCCTGGAAAAGGGCGTTTACGTCAACATGGTCCGACCCGACGGCCCGGCCGACCGATCGGGCCTGCGACCCTACGACAGGATCCTTCAG GTGAACCACGTCAGGACCCGGGACTTCGACTGCTGCCTGGCGGTGCCGCTCATCACGGAGGCGGGCGACCGGTTGGAACTGGTCATCAGCCGCAACCCGCTTGACGGCGCCGAGGACGACGACAACACTCTGGACCGCCCTCCCCTGGACCTGTAG
- the LOC133408398 gene encoding glutamate receptor-interacting protein 2-like isoform X6: MLSVSLKCRLGVIRRQIKDDGPYGKTKDVSGPELNTAARRHSIAEALRGLTLVELVKKEGSTLGLTISGGTDKDGKPRVSNLRPGGLAARSDRLNVGDFIKSVNGINLTKLRHDEIISLLKNVGERVLLEVEYELPPTAPDSTSGVISKTIDICLHKEGSSFGFVVRGGIHEDWHKSRPLVVTYVRPGGPADREGTLRPGDRLLTVDGVPLHNASHGDALSVLAQCGQEALFHIEYDVTIMDTLTNASGPLLVEIAKPPGATLGITLTSASHRNKRVIVIERVKPGSVVDRYGALHAGDHLLSIDGTSTEHCGVLEAAQLLASTTELVRLEMIPAHQTRMTGSKRHDTVKVQKSDHPHPHSWDPCVNFCPPLANSTHCNAASTLHKSWTASNNVVNNNNLDYCKCERARTHARICLIYVVITAPYCTSSALVSAGFSPGSTTASGPGSQGSTTLPRPAVPMSPRNSLLKRRHRKKDHKSSLSLASSSVGPGGQVVHVETGEVILMGDPLNGFGVQLQGGIFATETLSAPPLVRFIEPDSSAERCGLLQVGDRLLSINGIATEDGTLEEANQLLRDAALANKVLLEIEFDVAESVVPSSGTFHVKLPKKRGVELGLTISANKKAGEPLIISDIKKGSMAHRTGTLEPGDKLLSIDNVRLDSCSREEAEQILQQCEELVKLKIRKDEDNSDEQETSGSIIYTVELKRYGGPLGITISGTEEPFDPITISGLTKRGLAERTGAIHVGDRILAINSVSLKGKPLSEAIHLLQMAGETVTLKIKKMLDDERKASEADDATENELSDGEEDDSTDLTDSRQTDKLSELYATAVPSVDSAVDSWDGSGLDAGYCSQGTYSHQASTGIALHPHEWRSAKLQQQQQQQQQQRTVTPPPGCRKNYPFSDGGFSEDEWEKSAGFLGQPSDGILLDSDDSFWCQALEDLETCGQSELLREIEASIMTGTAIALDVEGVSKPATDPGLSLRRNALLRQGAHLHEELQLHDDRDARLQVHFHADELLHSGSHLFQDSLSPPAHHESKSKASLRVSERTWESRRIKEEMQGLLSPTPLELHKVTVIKDPESDDFGFSVSDGFLEKGVYVNMVRPDGPADRSGLRPYDRILQVNHVRTRDFDCCLAVPLITEAGDRLELVISRNPLDGAEDDDNTLDRPPLDL, encoded by the exons ATGATGGACCATATGGAAAGACAAAGGACGTCTCTGGGCCGGAACTCAACACTGCCGCGAGGAGACACAGCATAGCAG AAGCCCTGCGGGGTCTGACCCTGGTGGAGTTGGTGAAGAAGGAAGGCAGCACGCTGGGCCTGACCATCTCAGGAGGAACCGACAAGGACGGCAAGCCGCGGGTTTCAAACCTGCGGCCCGGTGGGCTGGCCGCTCG GAGCGACCGGCTGAACGTGGGCGACTTCATCAAGTCGGTGAACGGCATCAACTTGACCAAACTGCGGCACGACGAAATCATCAGCCTGCTCAAGAACGTCGGCGAACGGGTCCTGCTGGAGGTCGAGTACGAGCTGCCGCCCACAG CACCAGACAGCACGTCAGGAGTGATCTCCAAGACAATCGACATCTGTTTGCACAAAGAAGGGAGCAGCTTTGGCTTCGTGGTGAGAG GCGGCATCCACGAGGACTGGCACAAGTCGCGCCCCCTGGTGGTCACCTACGTGCGGCCCGGAGGGCCCGCAGACAG GGAGGGCACGCTGCGTCCGGGCGATCGCCTCCTGACGGTGGACGGCGTGCCGCTGCACAACGCCAGCCACGGCGATGCCCTCAGCGTATTGGCACAGTGCGGACAGGAAGCCCTGTTCCACATCGAGTACGACGTCACTATCATGG ACACATTGACCAATGCGTCAGGTCCTCTCCTGGTGGAGATAGCCAAACCTCCAGGGGCCACGCTGGGCATCACGCTGACGTCAGCCAGTCATCGCAACAAGCGGGTCATCGTCATCGAGCGGGTCAAGCCCGGAAGCGTGGTGGACAG ATACGGAGCGTTGCACGCCGGGGACCACCTGCTGTCCATCGACGGCACGTCCACGGAGCACTGCGGCGTCCTGGAGGCCGCGCAGCTGCTGGCCAGCACCACCGAGCTGGTCAGGCTGGAGATGATCCCTGCGCACCAGACCAGGATGACTGGGAGCAAACGTCACGACACTG tgaAGGTCCAGAAGTCGGACCACCCTCACCCTCACTCGTGGGACCCGTGCGTCAACTTCTGCCCGCCGCTGGCAAACTCCACCCACTGCAACGCCGCCTCCACCCTGCACAAGTCATGGACCGCCTCCAACAACGTCGTGAACAACAATAACCTTGACTACTGCAAGTGTgagcgcgcacgcacgcacgcacgcatctGTCTTATATATGTGGTGATTACGGCCCCATACTGTACGTCCTCAGCTTTGGTGTCGGCCGGTTTCTCTCCGGGCTCCACGACGGCGTCGGGCCCCGGCAGCCAAGGTTCCACCACGCTCCCCAGGCCCGCGGTCCCCATGAGCCCCCGGAACTCTCTGCTCAAACGCAGACACCGAAAGAAAGACCACAAAAGCTCCC TTTCGCTTGCGTCCAGTTCAGTGGGTCCGGGCGGTCAGGTGGTCCACGTGGAGACCGGCGAGGTCATCCTGATGGGCGACCCCCTCAACGGCTTTGGCGTCCAGCTGCAAGGAGGAATCTTTGCCACGGAAACGCTTTCCGCGCCGCCGCTCGTACGATTCATCGAGCCCGACAGCTCGGCCGAGAG GTGTGGCCTCCTGCAGGTGGGCGACCGGCTGCTGTCCATCAACGGCATCGCCACGGAGGACGGCACCCTGGAGGAGGCCAACCAGCTGCTCCGCGACGCCGCGCTCGCCAACAAAGTGCTCCTGGAGATCGAGTTCGACGTGGCAG AGTCCGTGGTGCCCAGTAGCGGAACTTTTCACGTCAAACTACCCAAGAAGAGAGGCGTGGAGCTAGGACTCACTATTAGCG CCAATAAGAAGGCAGGAGAGCCTCTCATCATTTCCGACATCAAGAAGGGCAGCATGGCCCACAG GACGGGAACTCTGGAGCCGGGTGACAAACTTCTGTCCATCGACAACGTGCGTCTGGATTCTTGCTCGCGGGAGGAGGCCGAGCAAATCCTGCAGCAATGCGAGGAGCTGGTCAAGCTCAAGATCCGCAAGGACGAGGACAACTCGG ACGAGCAGGAGACGTCTGGCAGCATCATCTACACGGTGGAGTTGAAGCGCTACGGCGGCCCGCTGGGCATCACCATCTCGGGCACGGAGGAACCCTTCGACCCCATCACCATCTCCGGACTTACCAAGAGAGGCCTGGCCGAGAG GACGGGCGCGATCCACGTGGGCGACCGCATCCTGGCCATCAACAGCGTCAGCCTGAAGGGCAAACCCCTGAGCGAGGCCATTCACCTCCTGCAGATGGCCGGGGAGACCGTCACGCTCAAGATCAAGAAGATGCTCGACG ACGAGAGGAAAGCCAGCGAGGCGGACGACGCCACGGAGAACGAGCTGAGCGACGGCGAGGAGGACGACTCGACCGACTTGACGGACAGCCGGCAGACCGACAAACTGTCGGAACTTTACGCCACCGCCGTCCCCAGCGTGGACTCGGCCGTGGACTCGTGGGACGGATCCGGCCTGGACGCCGGGTACTGCAGCCAGG GCACGTACAGCCACCAGGCCTCCACTGGCATCGCCCTCCACCCTCACGAGTGGCGTAGCGCCaagctgcagcagcagcagcagcagcagcagcagcagcgcacGGTTACGCCCCCTCCCGGCTGCCGGAAGAACTACCCCTTCAGCGACGGCGGCTTCAGCGAGGACGAGTGGGAAAAATCGGCGGG TTTCCTGGGCCAACCCTCGGACGGAATTCTGCTGGACTCGGACGACAGTTTCTGGTGTCAGGCCCTGGAGGACCTGGAGACCTGCGGCCAATCGGAACTGCTCAGAGAAATCGAG GCGTCGATCATGACCGGCACGGCCATCGCCTTGGACGTAGAAGGCGTCAGCAAGCCTGCCACGGATCCCGGCCTGAGCTTGCGGCGTAACGCCCTCCTCCGCCAGGGGGCGCACCTGCACGAGGAGCTGCAGCTGCACGACGACCGAG ACGCCCGCCTGCAGGTCCACTTCCACGCCGACGAGCTGCTCCACTCGGGCTCGCACTTGTTCCAGGACAGCCTGTCCCCGCCCGCCCACCACGAGTCCAAGTCCAAGGCCTCGTTGAGGGTGTCGGAAAGGACGTGGGAGTCCCGCCGCATCAAGGAGGAGATGCAAGGGCTCCTGTCGCCGACGCCTCTGGAGCTGCACAAA GTAACGGTGATAAAAGATCCCGAAAGTGACGACTTCGGTTTCAGCGTGTCCGACGGCTTCCTGGAAAAGGGCGTTTACGTCAACATGGTCCGACCCGACGGCCCGGCCGACCGATCGGGCCTGCGACCCTACGACAGGATCCTTCAG GTGAACCACGTCAGGACCCGGGACTTCGACTGCTGCCTGGCGGTGCCGCTCATCACGGAGGCGGGCGACCGGTTGGAACTGGTCATCAGCCGCAACCCGCTTGACGGCGCCGAGGACGACGACAACACTCTGGACCGCCCTCCCCTGGACCTGTAG